A single genomic interval of Oryza sativa Japonica Group chromosome 7, ASM3414082v1 harbors:
- the LOC9272126 gene encoding proline-rich receptor-like protein kinase PERK4 isoform X1, with translation MIMSSDPSPSSPRGTDSPSTSMADFYSPSHASRRLSTSITFAGGLDVTSELVIAAVAAALLLVLLFAACACCSWCCRRRSATQRWQNHHAAAFGYQGNTTAYYYHHTGGARPQWAATKTGAPSTPPNMMMHPTNMTGPHVVVRPPLVPPPPPPVPAGLDENAFGYDELAAATGGFSEGNMLGQGGFGYVYRGVLGDGKEVAVKQLSAGGGQGEREFQAEVDMISRVHHRHLVPLVGYCIAGAQRLLVYDFVPNRTLEHHLHEKGLPVMKWTTRLRIAVGSAKGLAYLHEECNPRIIHRDIKSANILLDNNFEPLVADFGMAKLTSENVTHVSTRVMGTFGYLAPEYASSGKLTDKSDVFSYGVMLLELLTGRRPADRSSYGADCLVDWARQALPRAMAAGGGGGYDDIVDPRLRGEYDRAEAARVAACAVACVRHAGRRRPKMSQVVKVLEGDVSPEELGDGARPGQSAMSSSSGDSSSGSGSYTAQMERVRRTAASPASPEYYSSEYQGYGCPSPASSAGDNASSGEHDNQWRKAHR, from the exons ATGATCATGTCTTCCGatccctcgccgtcgtcgccgagggGCACCGattcgccgtcgacgtcgatgGCGGATTTCTACTCGCCGTCGCACGCCTCGAGACGGCTGTCGACGTCGATCACATTTGCCGGCGGGCTCGACGTGACGTCGGAgctcgtcatcgccgccgtcgcggcggcgctgctcctcgTCCTCCTGTTCGCCGCCTGCGCCTGCTGCTCCTGGTGCTgcaggaggaggtcggcgacgcAGCGGTGGCAGaatcaccacgccgccgccttcgggtACCAAG gCAACACCACGGCGTACTACTACCACCacaccggcggcgcgaggccgCAGTGGGCGGCGACCAAGACCGGCgccccgtcgacgccgccgaaCATGATGATGCACCCGACGAACATGACCGGCCCGCACGTCGTCGTGCGGCCGCCGCTcgtgccgcccccgccgccgcctgttcCGGCGGGCCTGGACGAGAACGCGTTCGGGTACGacgagctggcggcggcgacgggcgggttCTCGGAGGGGAACATGCTGGGGCAGGGCGGGTTCGGGTACGTGTACCGCGGCGTGCTCGGCGACGGGAAGGAGGTGGCGGTGAAGCAGCTCAGCGCCGGGGGCGGGCAGGGGGAGCGGGAGTTCCAGGCGGAGGTGGACATGATCAGCCGCGtgcaccaccgccacctcgtCCCCCTCGTCGGCTACTGCATCGCTGGCGCGCaacgcctcctcgtctacgactTCGTCCCCAACCGCACTCTCGaacaccacctccatg AAAAGGGGTTACCGGTGATGAAGTGGACGACGAGGTTGCGCATCGCGGTCGGATCAGCAAAGGGGCTCGCCTACCTGCACGAGGAAT GTAATCCTCGGATCATTCACCGTGACATCAAGTCGGCAAACATTCTCCTGGACAACAACTTCGAGCCACTG GTTGCGGATTTTGGGATGGCGAAGCTGACGAGCGAGAACGTGACGCACGTGTCGACGAGGGTGATGGGGACGTTCGGGTACCTGGCGCCGGAGTACGCGTCGAGCGGGAAGCTGACGGACAAGTCCGACGTGTTCTCCTACGGCGTCATGCTGCTGGAGCTTctcaccggccgccgccccgccgaccgGAGCTCCTACGGCGCCGACTGCCTCGTCGACTGGGCGCGCCAGGCGCTGCCCCGCGcgatggccgccggcggcggcggcggctacgacgACATCGTCGACCCGCGGCTGCGCGGCGAGTACGaccgggcggaggcggcgcgcgtcgccgcctgcgccgtcgcctGCGTCCGCCACGCCGGCAGGAGGCGCCCCAAGATGAGCCAGGTGGTGAAGGTGCTCGAGGGGGACGTGTCGCCGGAggagctcggcgacggcgcgcggcccgGGCAGAGCGCCATGTCGTCCAGCAGCGGCGACTCCAGCTCGGGGTCGGGATCGTACACGGCGCAGATGGAGCGGGTcaggcggacggcggcgtcgccggccagCCCGGAGTACTACAGCAGCGAGTACCAGGGTTACGGATGCCCGTCGCCGGCCAGCAGCGCCGGCGACAACGCGTCTTCCGGCGAGCATGATAACCAGTGGCGTAAAGCTCACCG GTGA
- the LOC9272126 gene encoding proline-rich receptor-like protein kinase PERK4 isoform X2, with protein sequence MIMSSDPSPSSPRGTDSPSTSMADFYSPSHASRRLSTSITFAGGLDVTSELVIAAVAAALLLVLLFAACACCSWCCRRRSATQRWQNHHAAAFGYQGNTTAYYYHHTGGARPQWAATKTGAPSTPPNMMMHPTNMTGPHVVVRPPLVPPPPPPVPAGLDENAFGYDELAAATGGFSEGNMLGQGGFGYVYRGVLGDGKEVAVKQLSAGGGQGEREFQAEVDMISRVHHRHLVPLVGYCIAGAQRLLVYDFVPNRTLEHHLHEKGLPVMKWTTRLRIAVGSAKGLAYLHEECNPRIIHRDIKSANILLDNNFEPLVADFGMAKLTSENVTHVSTRVMGTFGYLAPEYASSGKLTDKSDVFSYGVMLLELLTGRRPADRSSYGADCLVDWARQALPRAMAAGGGGGYDDIVDPRLRGEYDRAEAARVAACAVACVRHAGRRRPKMSQVVKVLEGDVSPEELGDGARPGQSAMSSSSGDSSSGSGSYTAQMERVRRTAASPASPEYYSSEYQGYGCPSPASSAGDNASSGEHDNQWRKAHR encoded by the exons ATGATCATGTCTTCCGatccctcgccgtcgtcgccgagggGCACCGattcgccgtcgacgtcgatgGCGGATTTCTACTCGCCGTCGCACGCCTCGAGACGGCTGTCGACGTCGATCACATTTGCCGGCGGGCTCGACGTGACGTCGGAgctcgtcatcgccgccgtcgcggcggcgctgctcctcgTCCTCCTGTTCGCCGCCTGCGCCTGCTGCTCCTGGTGCTgcaggaggaggtcggcgacgcAGCGGTGGCAGaatcaccacgccgccgccttcgggtACCAAG gCAACACCACGGCGTACTACTACCACCacaccggcggcgcgaggccgCAGTGGGCGGCGACCAAGACCGGCgccccgtcgacgccgccgaaCATGATGATGCACCCGACGAACATGACCGGCCCGCACGTCGTCGTGCGGCCGCCGCTcgtgccgcccccgccgccgcctgttcCGGCGGGCCTGGACGAGAACGCGTTCGGGTACGacgagctggcggcggcgacgggcgggttCTCGGAGGGGAACATGCTGGGGCAGGGCGGGTTCGGGTACGTGTACCGCGGCGTGCTCGGCGACGGGAAGGAGGTGGCGGTGAAGCAGCTCAGCGCCGGGGGCGGGCAGGGGGAGCGGGAGTTCCAGGCGGAGGTGGACATGATCAGCCGCGtgcaccaccgccacctcgtCCCCCTCGTCGGCTACTGCATCGCTGGCGCGCaacgcctcctcgtctacgactTCGTCCCCAACCGCACTCTCGaacaccacctccatg AAAAGGGGTTACCGGTGATGAAGTGGACGACGAGGTTGCGCATCGCGGTCGGATCAGCAAAGGGGCTCGCCTACCTGCACGAGGAAT GTAATCCTCGGATCATTCACCGTGACATCAAGTCGGCAAACATTCTCCTGGACAACAACTTCGAGCCACTG GTTGCGGATTTTGGGATGGCGAAGCTGACGAGCGAGAACGTGACGCACGTGTCGACGAGGGTGATGGGGACGTTCGGGTACCTGGCGCCGGAGTACGCGTCGAGCGGGAAGCTGACGGACAAGTCCGACGTGTTCTCCTACGGCGTCATGCTGCTGGAGCTTctcaccggccgccgccccgccgaccgGAGCTCCTACGGCGCCGACTGCCTCGTCGACTGGGCGCGCCAGGCGCTGCCCCGCGcgatggccgccggcggcggcggcggctacgacgACATCGTCGACCCGCGGCTGCGCGGCGAGTACGaccgggcggaggcggcgcgcgtcgccgcctgcgccgtcgcctGCGTCCGCCACGCCGGCAGGAGGCGCCCCAAGATGAGCCAGGTGGTGAAGGTGCTCGAGGGGGACGTGTCGCCGGAggagctcggcgacggcgcgcggcccgGGCAGAGCGCCATGTCGTCCAGCAGCGGCGACTCCAGCTCGGGGTCGGGATCGTACACGGCGCAGATGGAGCGGGTcaggcggacggcggcgtcgccggccagCCCGGAGTACTACAGCAGCGAGTACCAGGGTTACGGATGCCCGTCGCCGGCCAGCAGCGCCGGCGACAACGCGTCTTCCGGCGAGCATGATAACCAGTGGCGTAAAGCTCACCGGTAA